From Eremothecium sinecaudum strain ATCC 58844 chromosome V, complete sequence, a single genomic window includes:
- the IML1 gene encoding GTPase-activating protein IML1 (Syntenic homolog of Ashbya gossypii ABL079C; Syntenic homolog of Saccharomyces cerevisiae YJR138W (IML1)), with protein sequence MQPNAPQFPNLRLSSLRALNSNKGSNSDANTESITAPSKDGSSISKQGKNLAIEKNTLTVGCSDGTKVPFGRRFQMDTSGLKSIGRDKQEELENDIRTAIKSLDISQYKKKSHQLDLLFHNALYPEDCDVLIDVNQIPGAREGDLAELRTYRGPPTAKDKKIYFKIKDFGLEARRRLSGGQISLPTGQLQKLLDLPSRSTVWVKLKCKNDHQADLVELHIKDCYVNRGDMWCLSSSLIDSCVFIEQRLAFMNSIRANVRGIYRNGKKVVSGYIGNNTRVVFRSESAKLIFLIQITDEMWHFESNGEKTFHKVVNSLFPKIFKKCKEIGTHHIITIVFCASVHDGNESFRNLPPGVRLKDTKDYYRVVVDQVNILHWSEIMTIVRKEFMRITNELRTYLNEDGISVIRGGFSPVIKSNILEALNFATTLLTDPFKQADLRHTATHVIIISPGSGLYDVDYELLKVTCKKLLSLEMVADLICLARAPLHIVPLFRYLDNDGKLHHTAPTWLNVTFWNNNPRSLEWQPRCKIYDVQMMGRTEKRVDEQIAIDYLTPISGTHSLTSFMAAYDKQVFDQSHCMMIPTEMNNPSSSEGNLKGHKAIGSKPINETPSIMWNPPRSSKPLVEAANVQGVVVSLHQPGNNSTTFEDGGTDSSSSASSPDANESLALTTLKSMRNASQGLTKRIVSRFISDIKTKRRRRMPSGSSEQNPRMETLGSPSDSGTYDLHSPNPTQMLYLKSHSAHDSLTGSSHNNSSNLDRRQPKIDESVKRKAKNIVRDENTFLSQCLIEIENPSVPVSGEIANMLISERWRDIYPRFVAKKYSKWRSFTTPAELPVTTTHFPSLSDFESNFIFRNHSVSLNIDREKYGQTTFHLLRDLIYTRLIAGFQICTSELVRKIEASVNTEVDVPEIAMSISRDNYMNVLYYMIIDKEIHRISCGYNGTIDVQRYLRKSEAKDNHTTSKYNPLIKTRYEDRYRELQVDPITVFRDSLWWNQIDQVLAGYDDSMMDTNKIGFRSKFVILPADIPPNTFSSTINGRKETLTPEEIRLEGLRKLISSISKSKLRSNAEKNFASSRNEEILPEVHFYTGSIYDYIEDHAEILCNLEEDASSPIIMEGGKFNKDVELSRLAYEMQLGERPLKLTNRKWHFKNHATCFVGLEMVNWLIENFSDIENRDDAVLYGQKLLTDKLFHHVENRHGFLDGHYFYQIYPQYSNIETDKYPNNDISTTTEPELGNKSSTNASSKLLVSNSSNSPSIRKADSTIENREDKDSKESISAPAVLISTAVELNLDLAGNSDKLETCIVHYDRVHNPDHCFHIRLEWLTATPKLIDNLVTNWSRLCERYGLRLVEVPWHELCNIPSLNLSHSFVETTLAIDPWTEPEFRDEKLFSYQKYYYHVYLLESCGFLLDNRASRILHKDKQPYTFIYSWGKASFKYAQFIHYTGAYMAEIRENGGLFLAPNNSYISRVATGNVVGSLRAYPKFAIDSERIMLDFNKTCKSYDDLHKVFSEARTKWQEHSAGISLDAV encoded by the coding sequence ATGCAACCTAATGCCCCACAGTTTCCAAATTTGCGACTGAGCAGTTTGCGTGCTCTAAACTCTAATAAGGGTAGTAATTCTGACGCGAATACGGAATCAATAACAGCCCCATCGAAGGATGGCTCTTCAATAAGCAAGCAAGGCAAAAATCTAGCTATAGAAAAGAATACACTGACTGTTGGCTGCTCAGATGGGACTAAAGTCCCTTTTGGCAGGCGTTTCCAGATGGATACAAGTGGGTTGAAGTCTATCGGTAGGGATAAGCAAGAAGAGTTGGAAAATGATATTAGAACGGCAATAAAATCGCTAGATATTAGTcaatataaaaaaaaatctCATCAATTGGACTTGTTATTTCATAATGCATTGTATCCGGAGGATTGCGATGTATTGATAGACGTTAATCAAATTCCTGGTGCACGGGAAGGAGACCTAGCTGAATTAAGGACATACCGTGGTCCTCCCACAGCTAAAGATAAAAAgatttattttaaaattaaagatTTTGGTTTAGAAGCCCGTAGGAGACTGTCTGGTGGACAAATATCTCTCCCAACAGGGCAGCTTCAGAAGTTATTAGATTTACCTTCAAGGTCAACAGTATGGGTGAAGTTAAAATGCAAGAATGATCATCAAGCTGATTTAGTCGAGCTTCATATTAAGGATTGCTATGTCAATAGGGGTGACATGTGGTGTTTATCTTCAAGTCTAATCGATTCATGCGTATTTATTGAGCAAAGACTAGCATTTATGAACTCTATACGGGCAAATGTTAGGGGAATATATCGTAATGGCAAGAAAGTTGTTTCTGGATATATAGGAAACAACACTAGGGTGGTTTTTAGGTCCGAGTCTGCAAAACTTATATTTTTGATTCAGATTACAGACGAGATGTGGCACTTTGAATCGAACGGTGAAAAGACTTTTCATAAGGTCGTGAATTCCTTGTTCCCAAAGATATTCAAGAAATGTAAAGAGATTGGAACTCACCACATTATTACGATTGTTTTCTGCGCTTCTGTTCATGATGGTAATGAATCATTCAGGAATTTACCGCCTGGTGTTCGCCTTAAGGATACGAAAGACTATTATCGCGTGGTCGTTGATCAAGTGAATATCCTACATTGGAGTGAAATTATGACAATTGTGAGGAAGGAGTTTATGAGGATTACTAATGAATTACGAACTTATTTGAACGAAGATGGTATTAGTGTGATTAGAGGAGGCTTTTCCCCTGTGATAAAATCGAATATTTTAGAGGCTCTCAATTTCGCTACAACCTTGCTTACAGATCCGTTCAAACAAGCGGATTTACGCCATACTGCTACACATGTCATTATAATTAGTCCGGGTTCTGGGCTCTATGATGTTGATTATGAATTATTAAAAGTTACTTGtaaaaaattactttcACTGGAAATGGTTGCAGACTTAATATGTCTTGCAAGAGCACCATTACACATTGTGCCGCTATTCCGATATCTTGATAATGATGGCAAACTACACCATACTGCACCAACCTGGCTCAACGTTACTTTCTGGAATAACAATCCTAGGTCCCTTGAATGGCAACCTCGTTGTAAAATTTATGATGTTCAGATGATGGGAAGGACAGAAAAACGAGTTGATGAACAGATTGCGATAGATTATTTAACGCCTATATCTGGGACACACTCGCTTACTAGTTTTATGGCCGCTTACGATAAACAAGTATTTGATCAAAGTCATTGTATGATGATCCCCACTGAGATGAATAATCCTTCTTCCTCAGAGGGTAATTTGAAGGGGCATAAGGCGATTGGTTCTAAACCAATTAATGAGACCCCATCGATAATGTGGAACCCTCCCCGATCATCCAAACCGCTTGTTGAAGCAGCAAATGTTCAAGGTGTTGTAGTAAGCCTCCATCAACCGGGCAATAACTCAACTACGTTTGAAGACGGTGGAACAGATAGCAGCTCCTCAGCTTCATCTCCAGATGCCAATGAATCGTTGGCTTTGACAACCTTAAAAAGTATGAGAAATGCGTCACAGGGCCTTACCAAACGTATCGTTTCTCGGTTTATATCTGATATTAAAACCAAAAGACGCCGGCGTATGCCATCAGGAAGCTCTGAACAAAACCCTCGCATGGAAACTCTTGGTAGTCCGAGTGATTCTGGAACTTATGATTTGCATTCACCAAACCCCACCCAGATGTTGTATTTGAAATCTCATTCGGCGCATGACTCTTTAACAGGCAGTTCTCACAACAATTCGTCCAATTTAGACAGAAGACAACCTAAAATTGATGAATCAGTGAAGCGAAAGGCCAAAAACATTGTTAGGGACGAAAATACTTTTTTATCGCAATGTTTAATTGAGATTGAAAACCCTTCTGTTCCTGTAAGCGGTGAAATTGCTAACATGTTAATCTCAGAAAGATGGAGGGATATATATCCTAGATTTGTTGCAAAGAAATACAGTAAATGGAGATCTTTTACAACTCCTGCGGAATTGCCTGTTACTACTACCCATTTTCCATCCCTCTCAGATTTTGAGTCCAACTTTATTTTCCGAAATCATTCTGTTTCTTTGAATATAGATCGAGAAAAGTATGGACAAACAACTTTTCACCTATTAAGGGATTTGATATATACGCGTTTGATTGCTGGCTTCCAGATATGTACTTCAGAACTTGTGCGTAAAATAGAAGCGAGCGTTAACACAGAGGTCGATGTTCCAGAAATTGCTATGTCCATATCTAGGGACAATTACATGAACGTTTTATATTACATGATAATCGATAAAGAAATCCATAGAATCAGCTGTGGGTATAATGGTACAATCGATGTCCAGAGATATTTAAGGAAAAGCGAAGCTAAAGACAACCACACTACGAGCAAATATAACCCTTTAATTAAAACAAGGTATGAAGATCGATACCGGGAATTACAGGTAGACCCAATAACTGTATTTCGTGATTCATTATGGTGGAACCAGATAGACCAGGTTCTAGCTGGATATGATGATTCAATGATGGATACTAATAAAATTGGGTTTAGATCCAAATTTGTAATCCTACCTGCCGATATACCTCCTAATACATTTTCTTCAACGATTAATGGCAGAAAGGAAACTTTAACACCAGAAGAGATTCGGTTGGAGGGGTTAAGAAAACtaatttcatcaatttcCAAATCAAAATTACGCTCCAATGCGGAGAAGAACTTTGCTTCGTCTCGTAATGAAGAGATTTTACCCGAAGTACACTTTTATACGGGCTCAATTTATGACTACATTGAAGATCACGCTGAAATACTCTGCAATCTGGAAGAAGATGCATCAAGCCCTATTATCATGGAAGGAGGCAAGTTTAATAAAGACGTTGAATTATCAAGGCTGGCCTATGAGATGCAACTAGGAGAACGGCCATTAAAGCTAACAAACAGGAAGTGGCACTTTAAAAACCACGCAACATGCTTTGTTGGATTAGAAATGGTAAATTGGTTGATAGAAAACTTCTCTGACATTGAAAACAGAGATGACGCCGTATTATATGGGCAAAAGTTACTAACTGATAAGCTTTTCCATCATGTTGAAAATAGACACGGTTTCCTTGATGGTCATTATTTCTACCAAATTTATCCTCAATATTCTAATATTGAAACTGATAAATATCCAAATAATGACATATCGACAACTACCGAGCCGGAACTCGGCAACAAGTCATCCACAAATGCTTCAAGCAAACTCCTTGTGTCAAACTCTTCAAATTCTCCGTCTATTAGGAAAGCAGATAGTACAATAGAAAACCGCGAAGATAAGGATAGCAAAGAAAGCATCTCCGCTCCAGCAGTTCTTATCAGTACCGCAGTGGAATTAAATCTTGACTTAGCAGGAAATTCAGACAAACTTGAAACTTGCATTGTTCACTACGATCGTGTTCATAACCCAGATCATTGTTTTCATATTAGGCTTGAGTGGTTGACAGCAACTCCTAAGCTTATTGATAATCTTGTAACCAATTGGTCGAGGCTATGTGAGAGATATGGTCTACGACTAGTCGAGGTTCCATGGCATGAGCTTTGTAACATTCCATCGCTGAACCTTTCTCATTCTTTTGTTGAAACTACCTTGGCTATAGATCCATGGACGGAACCGGAATTTAGGGACGAGAAGTTGTTTTCATATCAGAAGTACTATTATCATGTTTACCTATTAGAAAGCTGTGGCTTTTTGCTGGACAATAGAGCTTCTAGAATCCTACATAAGGATAAACAGCCGTATACATTTATTTACTCTTGGGGCAAGGCGAGCTTCAAGTACGCCCAGTTTATTCACTACACCGGTGCATATATGGCAGAAATCCGTGAAAATGGGGGTCTTTTCTTAGCTCCGAACAATTCATATATTTCTCGGGTTGCTACTGGGAATGTAGTAGGTAGCCTGCGTGCTTATCCGAAGTTTGCGATCGATTCTGAACGTATCATGCTTGATTTCAACAAGACATGCAAGAGTTACGATGATTTGCACAAGGTTTTTAGCGAAGCCAGAACAAAGTGGCAAGAACATTCAGCTGGTATATCACTTGATGCAGTTTAA
- the MET5 gene encoding sulfite reductase (NADPH) subunit beta (Syntenic homolog of Ashbya gossypii ABL077W; Syntenic homolog of Saccharomyces cerevisiae YJR137C (MET5)) produces the protein MTIYTKDELFGLSVLGVPARQVFCTSRTKQEVSSKAGYFESIGIEVEVVLSGSDAFYVLSSLLAQDVATFVFTDQKTVLGATPDLNKLKNFAAVVSVELEVSGYCLIPSLKDYFPVILISSNAEDFQRSVFKATELACTLRQPILHLYDAEGISEINSTIVDSFHCEINEVPLDTQESIASEYNVVTSESNRVLVVNLSPYGKQFLEILPNGVAFYDVTTYSPFDFVRLLEATPSSVERIVVVQGSDNKPFQVIYEPILVDLFADFNTLVEKAIDNVIVTNVGRLENISATFESIISNALSSDPCKTLYLSDVEKKREDEVSSRLIDNVLFLEEAYTLVLEQIFGKNLQILNQFGGKSDKSSNLEHGFGKYLRQQENRQRLISISSNLLDPTLFEYEGINLVTLLSRWISYNKEVATQTMLNEANSLAEELYQLLLKNSHSDAAKSILDFGPDVEHFKFNSTWLIGSDAWAADIGNSGVHHLLSSCVNLNVLIVDSDPMKDSKRIGVRKKDIGLYAMNFRNAYVASVAAYSNYSQMWNAIIEASKFKGPSIILAYLPYHSENDTPLEVLKETKRAVQSGYWPLYRYDPTEASDSDVFKLDSTVIRKQLKDFLDRENRLSILSRKSPEFSSYLKMSATDVINSNRERKAKAAVDEMLRGLSGPPLSIYYASDGGTASDLAKFLCSKAVARGVKATVFSMDAIVLEELPTEGNVVFITSTAGQGEFPQDGKAFWEALKSSVDLDLSSISYSVFGLGDSLYWPRKEDKHYYNKPAVDLFKKLQQLGAKSFVPLGLGDSQDADGYKTAYAIWEPQLWESLGVSNECSVDDDFKPRTNEDIKIESNYLRGTIAKSLLDDSTGGVPHDDDVLMKFHGIYTQDDRDIRDIRRSQELEPYYIFMARIRLPGGIATPEQYLMLDHLADKTGNGTVKLTTRATFQLHGIIKRNLKHSIRGLNSTLLDTLGASGDVNRNVMVTALPYNNKVHKQVSRVASEISEYLLPNSTAYHEIWLEGPDDMDEDPNWVAAWEGAKGGPKKKMLVGGNALQDFEPLYGPTYLPRKFKVNITVPPYNDVDVWAVDVGLIAIIDDSDNLVGFNVLVGGGMGTTHNNNKTYPRAGSPFGFVTVEDVCTVIEKIVIVQRDYGDRTDRKHARLKYTIDDLGVDVYKEKVEELWGKKFAPERPYTITSNIDYFGWVKDELGLNHFTAFIENGRVEDTPSLPQKTGLRKIASYMRDTRSGNFRLTGNQHIIISEIEDKHLEAIQGLLNKYKLSNYDFTGLRLSSSACVALPTCGFAMAESERYLPSLITKLEDTIEQYGLRHDSVIMRMSGCPNGCSRPWLAEVACVGKAPGVYNLLLGGGYYGQRLNKLYRASIMEDEILAIMKPLFKKWSLERQQDEHFGDFLIRAGVIKPTLEGKYFHEDLPEEATEITL, from the coding sequence ATGACAATCTACACTAAAGACGAGCTATTTGGGCTGTCGGTATTGGGTGTTCCCGCGCGTCAGGTTTTCTGCACGTCTCGTACAAAGCAAGAGGTATCGTCTAAAGCAGGCTATTTTGAATCAATTGGTATAGAAGTAGAAGTTGTTTTAAGCGGAAGTGACGCATTTTACGTGCTTTCGAGCCTATTGGCGCAGGATGTCGCTACGTTTGTATTTACAGACCAAAAAACTGTACTGGGAGCAACGCCAGATTTAAAcaaattgaagaatttTGCTGCGGTGGTGAGTGTTGAATTGGAAGTTTCAGGCTACTGCCTAATCCCATCTCTCAAGGATTATTTTCCCGTTATTTTAATCTCCAGTAATGCTGAAGATTTCCAGAGGTCGGTTTTCAAGGCAACTGAGCTTGCTTGCACTCTTCGGCAGCCCATTTTGCACCTATATGATGCAGAGGGTATTTCTGAAATAAATTCCACCATTGTGGATAGCTTTCATTGCGAAATAAATGAGGTTCCCTTGGATACTCAAGAGTCGATCGCAAGCGAGTATAATGTGGTTACAAGTGAATCGAATCGTGTGCTGGTCGTTAACCTATCTCCCTATGGTAAACAATTCCTGGAGATCCTACCAAATGGAGTGGCCTTTTATGATGTGACAACATATTCTCCATTTGACTTTGTGAGGTTGTTAGAGGCTACACCTTCCTCGGTGGAGAGGATTGTTGTTGTACAGGGTAGTGATAATAAGCCATTTCAAGTAATTTACGAGCCTATTTTAGTTGACCTATTTGCTGATTTCAACACTTTGGTCGAAAAAGCTATTGATAATGTCATAGTCACTAATGTTGGAAGGTTGGAGAACATATCCGCTACTTTTGAATCTATTATATCGAACGCTTTAAGTTCTGATCCTTGTAAAACACTTTACTTATCTGATGTTGAAAAGAAAAGAGAAGATGAGGTATCCTCGAGATTAATTGACAATGTATTGTTCTTGGAAGAAGCTTACACTCTTGTTTTGGAACAGATCTTTGGAAAGAATCTTCAGATCCTGAATCAATTCGGTGGGAAGAGTGATAAATCATCAAATCTTGAGCATGGATTTGGTAAATATTTAAGGCAGCAGGAAAATAGACAGAGGTTAATCTCCATTAGCAGTAATCTTTTAGATCCTACTTTATTTGAATACGAAGGCATAAACCTTGTGACATTACTCTCACGATGGATATCCTATAACAAAGAAGTTGCTACGCAAACAATGCTGAATGAAGCTAATAGTTTAGCTGAAGAACTTTATCAGCTTTTACTAAAAAATTCCCATTCTGACGCTGCAAAGTCTATCCTCGATTTTGGCCCAGATGTGGAACACTTCAAATTTAATTCTACTTGGTTGATTGGTTCGGATGCGTGGGCTGCCGACATTGGTAACTCTGGAGTCCATCACCTATTAAGTTCCTGTGTTAATTTAAATGTCCTGATCGTTGATTCTGATCCAATGAAGGACTCAAAACGAATTGGAGTGCGTAAAAAGGATATAGGTCTTTATGCCATGAATTTCCGTAACGCCTACGTTGCTTCTGTAGCAGCATATTCTAACTATAGCCAAATGTGGAATGCTATTATAGAAGCTTCAAAATTTAAAGGCCCCTCAATAATTCTGGCGTACTTACCTTATCATTCTGAGAATGATACACCACTGGAAGTTCTCAAGGAGACTAAACGCGCTGTTCAGTCGGGGTACTGGCCACTTTATCGTTATGACCCAACTGAAGCATCTGATTCTGATGTATTTAAACTGGATTCAACTGTTATTAGAAAACAACTCAAAGATTTTCTTGATCGTGAAAATAGATTGTCTATCCTGTCTAGGAAGTCACCAGAGTTCTCTAGCTATCTGAAGATGTCGGCTACAGACGTCATTAATTCAAATCGGGAAAGAAAGGCAAAGGCGGCTGTGGATGAAATGTTACGAGGTCTATCAGGCCCTCCACTAAGTATTTATTATGCTTCGGATGGTGGTACAGCATCCGATTTGGCGAAGTTTTTATGTTCAAAAGCAGTTGCAAGGGGAGTAAAGGCAACTGTTTTTTCAATGGATGCAATTGTGCTTGAAGAGTTGCCAACAGAAGGTAATGTGGTATTTATCACGTCTACTGCTGGTCAAGGTGAGTTCCCGCAGGATGGTAAAGCGTTTTGGGAGGCATTGAAATCATCCGTTGATCTTGATTTGTCCTCTATCAGCTATTCTGTATTTGGGCTGGGTGATTCTCTATATTGGCCTCGAAAAGAGGATAAACACTACTATAATAAACCAGCTGTTGATCTTTTTAAAAAACTGCAACAACTGGGTGCGAAGTCATTTGTGCCATTGGGATTAGGAGACTCTCAAGATGCGGATGGATACAAAACTGCCTATGCTATTTGGGAACCGCAATTATGGGAATCGCTGGGTGTTAGTAATGAGTGCAGtgttgatgatgatttcAAGCCAAGAACTAATGAAGATATCAAAATAGAATCAAACTATCTGAGAGGAACAATAGCAAAGTCCCTGCTAGATGATTCAACTGGGGGAGTACCTCACGATGACGATGTTTTAATGAAATTTCACGGCATTTATACCCAAGATGACCGTGATATTAGGGATATTAGAAGATCTCAAGAATTAGAACCATATTACATTTTCATGGCAAGAATTAGGTTACCTGGTGGAATTGCAACGCCTGAGCAATACCTAATGTTGGATCACCTCGCAGATAAGACCGGAAATGGTACCGTTAAGTTAACCACGAGAGCTACTTTTCAATTACACGGTATTATAAAGCGAAACTTAAAGCACAGTATTAGAGGCTTAAACTCAACTCTCTTGGATACTCTAGGTGCATCCGGGGATGTCAACAGAAATGTGATGGTTACTGCCTTACCATATAACAATAAAGTTCATAAACAGGTTTCTCGAGTTGCTTCGGAAATTTCAGAGTATTTGCTCCCAAATTCTACTGCCTACCATGAAATTTGGTTAGAAGGACCCGACGATATGGATGAAGATCCAAATTGGGTAGCAGCTTGGGAAGGTGCCAAAGGTGGCcccaaaaaaaaaatgcTTGTCGGTGGTAATGCTTTACAAGATTTTGAACCGTTATATGGTCCAACCTACTTGCCAAGGAAGTTTAAGGTCAATATAACTGTTCCCCCTTATAATGATGTAGATGTGTGGGCAGTCGATGTTGGCCTTATAGCCATCATTGACGACTCGGATAATTTGGTGGGATTTAATGTTCTTGTAGGCGGTGGTATGGGTACAACTCATAACAATAACAAGACTTACCCAAGAGCAGGTTCGCCATTTGGTTTTGTGACCGTTGAAGACGTTTGCACTGTTATTGAGAAGATTGTTATTGTCCAGAGAGACTACGGTGACCGTACCGATCGAAAGCATGCAAGGCTTAAGTACACCATTGACGACCTTGGAGTTGATGTTTACAAGGAAAAGGTTGAAGAATTGTGGGGAAAGAAATTTGCTCCAGAACGTCCGTATACCATCACTTCCAATATCGATTACTTTGGCTGGGTAAAAGACGAGTTGGGATTAAATCATTTTACTGCATTTATTGAAAATGGTAGGGTCGAAGATACACCAAGTCTTCCACAGAAAACTGGTCTGAGGAAGATAGCATCCTATATGAGGGACACGAGATCTGGTAACTTCAGGTTAACAGGTAACCAGCATATTATTATTTCAGAAATAGAAGATAAACACTTGGAAGCCATACAGGGTCTTTTAAACAAGTACAAACTATCAAACTATGACTTCACTGGTTTGAGACTCTCGTCCTCTGCATGTGTCGCCCTACCAACCTGTGGTTTTGCTATGGCTGAATCAGAAAGGTATTTGCCCTCTCTAATTACCAAATTAGAAGATACAATAGAGCAGTACGGCCTTCGTCATGATTCGGTAATCATGAGAATGAGTGGGTGTCCAAATGGCTGCTCTAGGCCCTGGTTAGCTGAAGTTGCTTGCGTCGGTAAAGCTCCTGGTGTTTATAATTTACTACTCGGCGGGGGTTACTATGGTCAGAGACTAAACAAACTATACCGTGCTTCGATTATGGAAGATGAGATATTAGCCATTATGAAGCCATTATTCAAGAAATGGTCATTAGAAAGACAGCAAGATGAGCACTTTGGCGATTTTTTGATTAGAGCAGGAGTTATCAAGCCAACTCTCGAAGGTAAGTACTTCCATGAAGATCTACCCGAAGAAGCTACTGAAATTACATTATAA
- the HOM6 gene encoding homoserine dehydrogenase (Syntenic homolog of Ashbya gossypii ABL080W; Syntenic homolog of Saccharomyces cerevisiae YJR139C (HOM6)), translating into MNPVNIAIIGTGVVGSALLNQLLALDNSQFRLIYIARSKHALISKDYSPLKFDLSWESALESTDEKTLPLEALLLYLRKSPLPVIVVDNTSSETIANFYPKFVNAGIAIATPNKKAFSSDLELWNKIFSNGDLVYHESTVGAGLPIISTINDMIRTGDKIEKIEGIFSGTLSYIFNEFSTVTPNSINFSEVVQIAQQLGYTEPDPREDLNGVDVARKVTILSRLAGFNVESPFSFPIQSLIPKPLESIDTTAEFMKKLPDYDDELNKLKEDAFKNNQILRYVGKVDFSKNSISVGIERYDMSHSFASLKGADNVIAITTERYKQPLVIQGAGAGAAVTAAGTLSDIIKLAERL; encoded by the exons ATGAATCCAGTCAATATTGCAATTATTG GAACCGGCGTTGTTGGAAGTGCTTTGTTAAATCAACTATTAGCTTTAGACAACTCTCAATTCAGATTAATATATATTGCTCGGTCCAAACATGCTTTGATTTCAAAAGATTATAGTCCTTTGAAATTCGACCTGTCATGGGAATCAGCTTTGGAATCAACTGATGAAAAGACCTTGCCTTTAGAAGCTCTACTTCTATACCTAAGGAAATCTCCTCTGCCAGTTATTGTTGTTGATAATACATCGAGCGAGACAATCGCTAATTTCTATCCAAAGTTTGTTAATGCCGGGATTGCCATTGCTACACCTAATAAGAAGGCCTTCTCATCCGATTTAGAATTATGGAACAAAATTTTCTCTAATGGAGACCTAGTTTATCATGAATCAACCGTTGGTGCCGGGTTACCAATTATCTCTACTATAAATGATATGATTAGGACTGGTGACAAGATTGAAAAGATCGAAGGTATTTTTTCAGGTACCCTATCTTACATCTTCAATGAATTCTCTACTGTTACTCCTAATTCAATCAATTTCTCTGAAGTTGTACAAATTGCTCAACAGTTGGGATACACTGAGCCAGATCCAAGGGAAGACTTGAATGGTGTTGATGTCGCTCGAAAAGTGACCATTTTGAGCAGACTTGCAGGGTTTAATGTTGAATCACCTTTCTCTTTCCCTATTCAATCACTCATTCCAAAGCCCTTGGAATCTATTGATACTACTGCGGAGTTCATGAAGAAATTGCCTGATTACGACGATGAATTGAACAAATTGAAGGAAGATGCTTTCAAGAATAATCAAATTTTAAGATATGTTGGTAAGGTAGATTTCAGCAAGAACAGCATATCTGTTGGTATTGAAAGATACGATATGTCTCACTCGTTTGCTTCCTTGAAAGGTGCTGATAATGTTATTGCAATTACAACTGAACGCTACAAGCAGCCATTGGTTATCCAAGGTGCTGGGGCTGGGGCAGCGGTTACTGCAGCTGGTACTTTGTCCGATATTATTAAACTTGCTGAAAGACTTTAA
- the RPN10 gene encoding proteasome regulatory particle base subunit RPN10 (Syntenic homolog of Ashbya gossypii ABL078C; Syntenic homolog of Saccharomyces cerevisiae YHR200W (RPN10)), which yields MVLEATVLIVDNSEYSRNGDFLKTRFEAQIDAVEYIFQAKRNSNPENTVGLISAAGSSPRVLSTFTPEFGKILSGLHNTTVEGVLHLGTAIQIAALTLKHRQNKVQHQRIVAFVCSPILDERDELVKLAKKLKKNNIAVDIINFGEDATNNSILEEFIAAVNNSQEDNSHLLTVSPGPRLLYEHIAGSPIVLAEGATAPGMGGFGGENFMDFAVDPSMDPELAMALRLSMEEEQARQERLRQEEQSQSKPEGQKNEDK from the coding sequence ATGGTGTTAGAAGCTACTGTACTAATTGTTGATAATTCAGAGTATTCTAGGAATGGAGACTTTCTAAAAACAAGATTTGAAGCTCAGATTGATGCGGTTGAGTATATCTTTCAGGCAAAGAGAAATAGCAACCCGGAAAATACTGTtggtttaatatcagcCGCTGGTAGCAGTCCAAGGGTATTGTCTACTTTTACGCCAGAGTTCGGTAAAATTCTATCTGGTTTGCATAATACAACCGTTGAGGGAGTACTTCATCTGGGTACGGCTATCCAGATTGCAGCATTGACTCTAAAGCATAGACAAAATAAGGTACAACATCAGCGCATTGTGGCCTTTGTATGTAGCCCTATTCTGGATGAGCGCGATGAGTTGGTGAAACTGGcaaagaagttgaagaagaacaacATTGCAGTAGATATTATAAATTTTGGTGAGGATGCAACCAATAACTCCATCCTGGAGGAATTTATTGCTGCGGTAAATAACTCTCAAGAAGATAATAGTCACCTGCTAACTGTTTCCCCAGGACCAAGGTTACTTTATGAACACATCGCGGGTTCTCCAATAGTTCTAGCCGAAGGAGCCACAGCTCCTGGAATGGGCGGCTTTGGCGGTGAGAATTTTATGGATTTTGCAGTAGATCCCTCAATGGATCCAGAATTAGCTATGGCCTTACGTCTATCGATGGAAGAGGAGCAAGCCAGGCAGGAGAGGCTGAGACAGGAAGAACAGTCCCAGAGCAAGCCTGAAGGCCAAAAGAATGAGGATAAATAG